In Ignavibacteria bacterium, one DNA window encodes the following:
- a CDS encoding helix-turn-helix domain-containing protein, with the protein MHSENKTFKLKSFIKNQAKEFSAESIPYNFEEFHLDRYIQDEEIPDSAQMSAIVAHLEEVIQKKQLFLDPNLSLDGLAKVLNTNRNYLSKVINQFYGVHFNTYINNLRIKKSLLILSQKHEVDIYNLAGIANTVGFSNRTTFISAFKKYTGVTPSFFLKNLNRQT; encoded by the coding sequence ATGCATTCTGAGAACAAAACATTCAAGCTAAAGTCATTTATCAAAAATCAAGCTAAAGAATTCTCAGCTGAATCTATTCCATATAACTTTGAAGAGTTCCATCTGGATCGATATATACAAGATGAAGAAATACCTGACTCTGCGCAGATGAGTGCAATAGTTGCACACCTCGAAGAGGTGATTCAGAAGAAGCAATTATTCTTGGATCCAAATCTTAGCTTAGATGGTCTCGCTAAAGTTTTAAATACAAATAGAAATTATCTTTCAAAAGTAATAAACCAATTCTATGGGGTCCATTTTAATACTTATATTAATAACCTAAGAATTAAAAAATCGCTGTTGATTTTGTCTCAAAAACACGAAGTAGATATCTACAACCTTGCTGGTATAGCGAATACTGTAGGCTTCAGCAATAGAACAACATTCATCTCCGCATTTAAAAAGTATACTGGCGTGACTCCTTCCTTTTTTTTAAAAAATCTTAACAGACAAACTTAA